The proteins below are encoded in one region of Sphingobium yanoikuyae:
- a CDS encoding amidohydrolase family protein → MKKKMLIRSGLAALALMTVASASHAHDPDEWYVGGAAGIVNGKKPTFVPAPARGSADNVGPFRKLVIRGATLIDGTGAPPRGPYDIVVEGNKITAITQAGWPGLPQAKGRAPTDADYEIDATGMYVMPGFNDMHVHTPASDKAPDMSYAYKLWLAHGVTTVRGVPLADPVVASSEKNRSAANEIAAPRIFNYQTLGAGWDGGPIDSPDKARAWVKWAAAHNIDGIKFFNRPEETPQIIAAAIDEAHKNKMGTTAHLSQTGVANFNAYDAAEAGLDTVTHYYGHFESLLKDGTIQRFPSDYDYNNEQHRFGEVAEIWNQTVEPESERWWDYLKHQKEKHVTFDPTMNIYAASRDLMRARNADWQNLYTTPQLWAYFQSTRDNHGSYFYDWGTENEFAWKKFYNNYFKLVNDYKNIGGRVTVGTDSGFIYKVYGFAYIEELELLREAGFSPLEIMRSATMWGSQTLYEPKGMAPPTGVLRVGMLADMVITRENPLANLKTLYGTGHSRLNPETNKQEMVGGVSYTIKDGIVYDAKKLLAEVAEMVKAEKARTGQAGAGPANPNAM, encoded by the coding sequence ATGAAGAAGAAGATGCTGATCCGGTCGGGCCTTGCTGCGCTCGCCCTCATGACGGTCGCCAGTGCCTCCCACGCGCATGATCCGGATGAATGGTATGTCGGCGGCGCTGCCGGCATCGTTAATGGCAAGAAGCCGACCTTCGTGCCCGCGCCGGCACGCGGCAGCGCTGACAATGTCGGTCCCTTCCGCAAGCTGGTGATCCGTGGCGCGACCCTGATCGACGGCACCGGCGCGCCGCCGCGGGGGCCCTATGACATCGTGGTGGAAGGCAACAAGATCACCGCCATCACCCAGGCCGGCTGGCCCGGCCTGCCGCAGGCGAAGGGGCGTGCGCCGACCGACGCCGATTATGAGATCGACGCGACCGGCATGTATGTGATGCCCGGTTTCAACGACATGCATGTCCACACCCCCGCCAGCGACAAGGCGCCGGACATGAGCTATGCCTACAAGCTGTGGCTGGCCCATGGCGTGACTACCGTGCGCGGCGTGCCGCTGGCCGATCCGGTCGTGGCCAGTTCGGAAAAGAACCGCTCCGCCGCCAACGAGATCGCGGCGCCGCGCATCTTCAACTATCAGACATTGGGCGCCGGCTGGGACGGCGGGCCGATCGACAGCCCGGACAAGGCGCGCGCCTGGGTCAAATGGGCAGCCGCGCACAATATCGACGGCATCAAATTCTTCAACCGGCCCGAGGAAACGCCACAGATCATCGCCGCCGCCATTGACGAGGCGCACAAGAACAAGATGGGCACCACGGCCCATCTGTCACAGACCGGCGTCGCCAATTTCAACGCCTATGACGCGGCCGAGGCGGGACTGGATACCGTCACCCATTATTATGGTCATTTCGAATCCCTGCTGAAGGACGGGACGATCCAGCGCTTTCCGTCCGACTATGACTATAACAATGAACAGCATCGCTTCGGCGAGGTGGCGGAAATCTGGAACCAGACGGTCGAGCCGGAATCCGAACGCTGGTGGGATTATCTGAAGCATCAGAAGGAGAAGCATGTCACCTTCGACCCGACGATGAACATCTATGCCGCATCCCGCGACCTGATGCGGGCGCGCAATGCCGACTGGCAAAATCTCTACACCACGCCGCAGCTCTGGGCCTATTTCCAGTCGACCCGCGACAATCACGGTTCCTATTTCTACGACTGGGGCACCGAGAACGAGTTTGCGTGGAAGAAATTCTACAACAACTATTTCAAGCTGGTGAACGACTATAAGAATATCGGCGGCCGGGTGACGGTCGGCACCGATTCCGGCTTCATCTACAAAGTCTATGGCTTCGCCTATATCGAGGAACTGGAACTGCTGCGGGAAGCCGGCTTCTCGCCGCTGGAAATCATGCGCTCGGCTACCATGTGGGGTTCGCAGACCCTCTATGAGCCCAAGGGCATGGCGCCGCCGACCGGCGTGCTGCGCGTCGGCATGCTGGCAGATATGGTCATCACCAGGGAAAACCCGCTGGCCAATCTCAAGACGCTCTATGGCACCGGTCATTCGCGCCTGAACCCGGAAACCAACAAGCAGGAAATGGTCGGCGGCGTCAGCTACACGATCAAGGACGGCATCGTCTATGATGCCAAGAAGCTGCTGGCCGAAGTGGCCGAGATGGTGAAGGCGGAAAAGGCGCGCACCGGCCAGGCTGGCGCCGGCCCGGCCAATCCCAACGCCATGTAA
- a CDS encoding amidohydrolase family protein yields the protein MCFAGLSLLALVAGGAIAQPAKAPVEAVKPRAGANPAPARAAGEGAGPFRKMVIRGVTLIDGSGAPPRGPVDIVIENDVIADILPAGTPGLPFKQGRAPTDADYELDATGMFVTPGFIDMHVHGSTDDKAPDLSYSYKLWLAHGVTAVRGVDLAPMEVSLSERARSARNEIVAPRIFAYQRPGQGKGWTGGRTNTPEKARAWVQWAAKQGIDGIKLLDDPDQPPEVMAAIMDEAKKLKLGTTAHLSQIGVGRMNAEQAGDAGLGTVTHFYGHFESLLKNGPVQNWPVDYNYADEQDRFGNVANLAEESVEPGSDRWWAYLEHQKANHVTFDPTMTIYAAGRDLMLARNADWHDKYTMPQLWNFYMSSRENHGSYFYDWTTAIEVKWRNFYHKYMRLINDYKNIGGRVTTGSDSGFIFKPYGFGYVQELELLQEAGFNPSQVIQSATLNGALTLYDPRGEVPPIGTVRVGKLADLVILKENPLQNFKTLYGTGTLRLNEQTQRLERVGGVSYTVKDGIVYDAKKLLADVADMVVAEKRRMGMPEQGLPHP from the coding sequence ATGTGTTTCGCCGGCCTTTCACTGCTCGCGCTGGTTGCCGGCGGGGCGATCGCCCAGCCTGCCAAGGCGCCCGTGGAAGCGGTCAAGCCCCGCGCCGGCGCCAACCCCGCACCGGCGCGCGCTGCGGGCGAAGGCGCCGGCCCGTTCCGCAAGATGGTGATCCGCGGTGTCACCCTGATCGACGGCAGCGGCGCGCCGCCGCGCGGCCCGGTCGACATCGTCATCGAAAATGACGTCATCGCCGACATATTGCCAGCCGGAACGCCGGGCCTGCCGTTCAAGCAGGGGCGCGCACCGACCGACGCCGATTATGAACTGGACGCGACCGGCATGTTCGTGACGCCCGGCTTCATCGACATGCATGTCCATGGATCCACGGACGACAAGGCGCCGGACCTGTCCTATTCCTACAAGCTGTGGCTCGCCCATGGCGTCACCGCCGTGCGCGGTGTCGACCTCGCCCCCATGGAAGTGTCGCTGAGCGAACGGGCACGCTCCGCCCGTAACGAGATCGTCGCGCCCCGCATCTTCGCCTATCAGCGTCCTGGCCAGGGCAAGGGCTGGACCGGTGGCCGCACCAATACGCCCGAAAAGGCCCGCGCCTGGGTGCAATGGGCGGCCAAGCAGGGGATCGACGGCATCAAGCTGCTGGACGACCCGGACCAGCCGCCCGAAGTGATGGCCGCCATCATGGATGAGGCGAAGAAGCTGAAGCTGGGCACCACGGCGCATCTCTCCCAGATCGGCGTGGGGCGCATGAATGCCGAACAGGCCGGCGATGCGGGCCTTGGCACCGTCACCCATTTCTACGGCCATTTCGAATCCCTGCTGAAGAATGGCCCGGTCCAGAACTGGCCGGTCGACTATAATTATGCCGACGAGCAGGATCGGTTCGGCAATGTCGCCAATCTGGCGGAAGAAAGCGTTGAGCCGGGATCGGACCGTTGGTGGGCCTATCTGGAGCATCAGAAGGCCAATCATGTCACCTTCGATCCGACCATGACCATCTATGCCGCCGGCCGCGATCTGATGTTGGCGCGCAATGCCGACTGGCACGACAAATATACCATGCCGCAGCTGTGGAATTTCTACATGTCCTCGCGCGAGAACCACGGCTCCTATTTCTATGACTGGACCACCGCGATCGAGGTCAAGTGGCGGAATTTCTACCACAAATATATGCGCCTGATTAACGACTACAAGAATATCGGCGGGCGCGTCACCACCGGGTCGGACTCCGGCTTCATCTTCAAGCCCTATGGCTTTGGCTATGTCCAGGAACTGGAACTGCTGCAGGAAGCGGGTTTCAATCCGTCACAGGTGATCCAGTCGGCGACGCTGAACGGCGCGCTGACGCTCTATGATCCCAGGGGCGAAGTGCCACCGATCGGCACGGTTCGCGTCGGCAAGCTGGCGGACCTTGTCATCCTCAAGGAAAATCCGCTGCAGAATTTCAAGACGCTCTACGGCACCGGCACGCTGCGCCTGAACGAACAGACCCAGCGGCTCGAACGGGTGGGCGGCGTCAGCTACACGGTCAAGGACGGCATCGTCTATGACGCGAAGAAATTGCTGGCGGATGTCGCGGACATGGTCGTTGCGGAAAAGCGGCGCATGGGCATGCCGGAACAGGGGCTGCCTCACCCGTGA
- a CDS encoding TonB-dependent receptor codes for MLSSHKGRLFKLLKAGSALSCMVAMAGGIAQAQEQDQGEIVVTALKRNTRVQDTPIAITAVTGASLEAAGTSSFTELTRDTPSLRIVDGGPGNRRVILRGVTAAGEPTVGVYYDEAPVSGSVGTTSDAAGATPDFRIFDVERAEVLRGPQGTLYGSGSMGGTLRIIFNKPKTDKIEAAFASTMSAVEGGSMGASFDGMLNVPLIEDKLAIRIVGNATQVAGYVDNSYYGYKNINDPYTYGGRIMLRFTPTEALTLDLSANYEKAAGESPRWYAETGKRWTTDARSESGNYDTNRIYNATLNYDFGPVVLTAITTYTDRDRIVVGDVSDTFNGRDTAARCQTYRGNGAACSADVLADYLSDTRALLSSSLYQPQSVKNWLNEIRLSSTGDGPLNWTVGLFSEDRKTVVRSTLLKADPDTGFLYDPDDIANLAYDRTINDKLKQKAVFAEISYKLFDKLTLTAGARYYDYKKTVGGRIDMGQEHYASVVTPYTEAKSSEDGVLTKFNISYQATPDVMIYAQAAQGFRPGGVNQVIGLSAALAAYTSDSLWNYELGFKSKILPRTYLNMATYQIDWSNMQVSARTAGTGSVFGLISNVGAARIRGVEAEFSTEIAGISFSANGSYTDAKLTEDQVSTIVVASGRKGDRIANVPKWNFGGSAEYKHMLTDAMDAVIRTDVTYNGSSYSTISPTDTYRRRLDDYTLTNLRLGVQASDNNWGAHFFVNNLFNELAVVSSSSSSNTGGKTVVFTAPPRTYGINLTKKF; via the coding sequence ATGTTGTCATCTCACAAGGGTCGCCTTTTCAAGCTGTTGAAGGCCGGCAGTGCATTATCCTGCATGGTCGCCATGGCTGGCGGCATCGCGCAGGCTCAGGAACAGGATCAGGGCGAAATCGTCGTTACCGCGCTCAAGCGCAACACCCGCGTTCAGGACACGCCGATCGCCATTACCGCGGTCACCGGCGCCAGCCTGGAAGCGGCCGGCACCAGCAGCTTTACCGAACTGACCCGCGATACGCCCAGCCTGCGCATCGTCGATGGCGGTCCCGGCAACCGCCGCGTCATCCTGCGCGGCGTGACCGCGGCCGGCGAACCGACGGTCGGCGTCTATTATGACGAAGCGCCGGTATCCGGCTCGGTCGGCACCACCAGCGACGCCGCCGGCGCCACGCCCGATTTCCGCATCTTCGACGTGGAGCGCGCCGAAGTGCTGCGCGGCCCTCAGGGCACGCTCTACGGTTCCGGTTCGATGGGCGGCACGCTGCGCATCATCTTCAACAAGCCCAAGACCGACAAGATCGAGGCGGCCTTTGCCAGCACCATGTCGGCGGTCGAGGGCGGATCGATGGGCGCGTCCTTCGACGGGATGCTGAACGTCCCGCTGATCGAGGACAAGCTGGCCATCCGCATCGTCGGCAACGCCACCCAGGTCGCGGGCTATGTCGACAACAGCTATTATGGCTACAAGAATATCAACGATCCCTACACCTATGGCGGCCGCATCATGCTGCGCTTCACGCCGACCGAGGCGCTGACGCTGGACTTGAGCGCCAATTACGAGAAGGCTGCCGGTGAATCGCCGCGCTGGTATGCCGAAACCGGCAAGCGCTGGACCACCGACGCGCGATCGGAATCGGGCAATTACGACACCAACCGCATCTATAATGCGACGCTCAACTATGATTTCGGCCCGGTCGTGCTGACCGCCATCACCACGTACACCGATCGCGACCGCATCGTCGTCGGCGATGTCAGCGATACGTTCAACGGCCGCGACACGGCGGCCCGCTGCCAGACCTATCGCGGCAATGGCGCCGCCTGCTCCGCTGACGTGCTGGCCGATTATCTGTCGGACACCCGTGCCCTGCTGTCGTCCAGCCTGTATCAGCCGCAATCGGTCAAGAACTGGCTCAACGAAATCCGCCTGAGTTCGACCGGGGATGGCCCGCTCAACTGGACCGTCGGCCTGTTCAGCGAGGACCGCAAGACGGTGGTGCGCTCGACCCTGCTCAAGGCCGATCCGGACACCGGCTTCCTCTACGATCCGGACGATATCGCCAATCTCGCCTATGATCGCACCATCAACGACAAGCTGAAGCAGAAGGCGGTCTTCGCCGAAATCTCCTACAAGCTGTTCGACAAGCTGACGCTGACCGCTGGCGCGCGCTATTATGATTATAAGAAGACGGTCGGCGGCCGGATCGACATGGGCCAGGAACATTATGCCTCGGTCGTGACGCCCTATACCGAAGCCAAGTCGTCCGAGGACGGCGTGCTTACCAAGTTCAACATCTCCTATCAGGCGACCCCCGATGTGATGATCTATGCCCAGGCGGCGCAGGGCTTCCGGCCGGGCGGCGTCAACCAGGTGATCGGCCTGTCGGCGGCGCTGGCCGCCTACACATCGGACAGCCTGTGGAATTATGAACTGGGCTTCAAGAGCAAGATCCTGCCGCGCACCTATCTCAACATGGCGACCTACCAGATCGACTGGAGCAACATGCAGGTGTCGGCCCGCACGGCGGGCACCGGCTCGGTCTTCGGCCTCATTTCCAACGTAGGCGCGGCCCGCATTCGCGGCGTCGAGGCGGAATTCTCCACCGAGATTGCCGGCATCAGCTTCAGCGCCAACGGTTCCTACACCGATGCCAAGTTGACCGAGGACCAGGTCAGCACCATCGTCGTGGCATCGGGCCGCAAGGGCGACCGGATCGCCAATGTGCCGAAATGGAATTTCGGCGGATCGGCCGAATATAAGCATATGCTGACCGATGCCATGGATGCCGTCATCCGCACCGACGTCACCTATAATGGCAGTTCCTACAGCACGATCAGCCCGACCGACACCTATCGGCGCCGGCTCGACGATTATACGCTGACCAATCTGCGCCTGGGCGTGCAGGCCAGCGACAACAACTGGGGCGCCCATTTCTTCGTGAACAATCTGTTCAACGAACTGGCGGTGGTCAGCTCCAGCTCCAGCAGCAACACTGGCGGCAAGACGGTGGTGTTTACCGCGCCGCCGCGCACCTACGGCATCAACCTCACCAAGAAGTTTTGA